The DNA sequence AGGGGCCAGCGCGAGGCGGCGTACTCGCTCGGTCTGCGCAAGACCCAGGTCATGGCGTCGGTGCTGGTGCCGCAGGGGGTGCGGGCGATGCTGCCGGCCATCATCAGCCAGCTGGTGGTGGCCCTGAAGGACACCTCGCTCGGCTTCCTCATCACCTACGAGGAGTTCCTGCACGCCGGAAAGCTGATCGCGTCCAATCTCGACTACGACCTGCCGTTCATCCCGGTGGTCATGGTGATCTCGCCGATCTACATCGGGATGTGCATGCTGCTGTCCTGGTTCGCCAACTGGGTGGCCAGGCAGGAGCGGCGCAGTGTGAAGACCCGCCAGCTCGAGGTCGCCCCCGCGCAGCCGGCCGCCCCGATGCCGGGGGACACCCGCGGCTGAGCCGGGGCGGCCGGGCGTCCCTCAGCCGCGGACCGGGACCGTGAGGTACGACGGGTCGGCGTCCGGGGAGGAGAACGTGAGGTGGGCGCCGTCCGGGTTGTGCTCGATGTAGAGCGGGTCGACGGTGTCGACGACCAGCGCCAGGCGGTGGCCGGCCGGCACGTCGTACGCCGTGGAGAACAGCTCCAGATCCACTCCGAAGGGCGTGCCCGGGGTGCGGTCGTGGAAGGTGAACGGGGCGTGGGTGACGAGCTTGCCGACGCCCAGCGGGCCCACGTCGTAGAGGTACGCGACCGCCGTGCCGTCGGAGCGGTCGCTGGTCACGGTGGTGTGCAGCGTCACCGTGCCGCGCACGCGCTGTTCGCCGGCGTACGGTCCGGTCTGCCACACGGCCGCGTAGGACCGGGGCAGCAGCGGGATCGAGGCGAGCGGCGGAATCTTCAGGAACTGGTCGAGGGCGCCGCTGAGCAGCACCGTTCCGGCGTTGGCACCGGAGTCGTGGTTGGCGGTGATCTTCTCGGTGGTGTCGAGCGGGACGCGGCGCCGCTCCGAGGGCACGGCCGACCAGCTGGGGTAGCCCTCGTAGACGTCGCCGTCGGCCGTACGGGACATCAGCTGCACCGGCGCCTGGCGGTCGATGCCGTTGCGCTCGCCCTTGAGGTAGCGGTCGAGCCATTGCCGGGTGTGGTCCCAGGTGGTGTTGGGCAGTCCGAGCAGCCCCGTGAGCTCGCCGGTGGCGTGGTCGCCGGGCCGCAGCTCCAGCCGTTTGGGCCCGGTCAGCTTCTCGAAGAAGCCGGCGTAGCTGTTGGGCGGGAAGATCGAGTCGCCCCAGGAGTTGCCCAGCATGATGGCCGCGCCGCCTGCGTTGATCCGGTCGAGGTAGGTGGCGGGGGAGCGTTTCTTGCCCCACTCGATCAGATCCTGTTCCTTGTCGAGGCGGGAGCCGAGGAAGTCCGCGAGGATCTGCCGGAGTTCCTCGCTGGGCCGGCCGGTCAGCTCCCCGGCCCCGCCGAGCAGCCCGGCGGCCTGGACGTGCTGGGTGCGGCCGCTGTAGATCGAGCCGACCAGGTCCGCCCAGCCGCTCATGGCCACCACGGCCTTGATCCGCTGATCGGCACCGGCCGCGAGCAGGCTGATCCCGGCACCGTAGGAGACTCCGGCCATGCCGATGTGGTCGGGGTCGGCGGGGGTGTTGGCGAGCGCCCAGTCGATGACCTTGGAGGCGTCGGCGATATCGGGCGGCCCGGCCGTCTCGATCTTCCCGCCGGACTGCCAGAAGCCGCGCGAGTTGTAGGTGAGCACCACATAGCCGGCTTCGGCGAGCTTCTTGGCCTGGGCGAGGTATTCGACTTGGGGCAGGGACCAGCTGGTGGGCAGCACGACGAGGGGAAGCCGACGGGAGCTGTCGGCGTCCGCGGGGGCGACGACGTTGGCGGCCAGGTTGACGCCGCCGTCGCCGGGGATGTCGACGAAGCGGATGGAGGTGGCCGAGGCGGTGGCCGTGGAGGCGGTGGCGGCGGCCGGGGCCACCGCCTGGGCGGCGGGTGCGAGGCCGAATGCCGCACCGGCCAGGACGGTCACCGAGACGGCGGCGGCCGTCGTGGGGCGCGGGACTTTGCGGGCAGGGGTCACTGTGGCTCCTGGTGGGATGCCGTGGGGGCAGGGGAGCACCGGTGCTTGTGACCCGACGGTAACCCGCGTGTTTACCGGCGGTAATAGCGCGGTAAGTTACGCCTGGGTAACGATAAGCCCCGAGGTCGCCCGCCCGCTCAGCCGTGCCTGCGCCACGGCACTGGACCCGGCCGTGGGACTGAGCCCCGCCACGCGGCTCGACCCGGCCACGGGCTGAGCCTCGCCGTGGGGCTGGACGCTCAGCCCTGCCGGCTCGCGCGACTCGCGCCGCTTGTGCGGCTCTTGCGGCGGATCTTGATCTCCCGCAGGTCCGTCACCCCGATCCGCAGAATCCGGTGGGGATAGCCGTGCGCCGTCAGCGCCGCGATGGCCCGTTCGGTCGCTTCCGGCTCGCCGTCGTCCGGCCCCGCGGGCACCTGGCAGCGGAAGGTGAACGCCGAAAGGCTCCGGTCGCAGGTGAAGGTGCCCGCCTCGGTGAAGGCCACCGGGAACGCGTCGACCGCGGTGCGCAGGGCCTCCCGGTCGTCCTCGGCCAACTCCTCGAAGGTGCCGCGGATGGTCACTCGGAACACGGTCGCTCCTCCCGTACGGCGTAACCGAGCATCGGCGCGCCGAGCATCTCCTCGATGGCGTCGAGCAGTTCCGTGACGGCCTTGGCGATGGCGTCCGGGCGTTCGCCCGCCGCGACGCGCCGGCCGATCTCGCCGAAGATCAGCGAGTGATAGCCGCTGATCTGGGCGGCCACCACGCGCGGCAGCGGATCCTCCGGCGCCGCGGCGGTCTCCTCGGCGAGCAGGGCGGCCAGTTCGTCGTTCATCCGGTGGCCGAGGTCCTCCAGCCGGGCGACCAGCGTGGGCGCCGCCCGCATCATGGCGAAGAACGGGCCGAACCCGTCGGTCAGCCCCACCGCGCGGTCGCGGCGGTCCACCTCCTCGCGCAGCCGGTCCAGCACCGCCTGGGCGGCGGACCGGCCGGGCGGGCGCTCGCGCACGATGTCGGCGAGCCGCCGCGGGGACGCCTGGTCGGGCGGCAGGA is a window from the Streptomyces luomodiensis genome containing:
- a CDS encoding TetR/AcrR family transcriptional regulator — translated: MSEGLRERHKRRTRRRIADVATGLFLERGFDRVTVAEVAEAAEVSVNTVYNYFPAKEDLVLPPDQASPRRLADIVRERPPGRSAAQAVLDRLREEVDRRDRAVGLTDGFGPFFAMMRAAPTLVARLEDLGHRMNDELAALLAEETAAAPEDPLPRVVAAQISGYHSLIFGEIGRRVAAGERPDAIAKAVTELLDAIEEMLGAPMLGYAVREERPCSE
- a CDS encoding DUF6204 family protein translates to MFRVTIRGTFEELAEDDREALRTAVDAFPVAFTEAGTFTCDRSLSAFTFRCQVPAGPDDGEPEATERAIAALTAHGYPHRILRIGVTDLREIKIRRKSRTSGASRASRQG
- a CDS encoding alpha/beta fold hydrolase, which translates into the protein MTPARKVPRPTTAAAVSVTVLAGAAFGLAPAAQAVAPAAATASTATASATSIRFVDIPGDGGVNLAANVVAPADADSSRRLPLVVLPTSWSLPQVEYLAQAKKLAEAGYVVLTYNSRGFWQSGGKIETAGPPDIADASKVIDWALANTPADPDHIGMAGVSYGAGISLLAAGADQRIKAVVAMSGWADLVGSIYSGRTQHVQAAGLLGGAGELTGRPSEELRQILADFLGSRLDKEQDLIEWGKKRSPATYLDRINAGGAAIMLGNSWGDSIFPPNSYAGFFEKLTGPKRLELRPGDHATGELTGLLGLPNTTWDHTRQWLDRYLKGERNGIDRQAPVQLMSRTADGDVYEGYPSWSAVPSERRRVPLDTTEKITANHDSGANAGTVLLSGALDQFLKIPPLASIPLLPRSYAAVWQTGPYAGEQRVRGTVTLHTTVTSDRSDGTAVAYLYDVGPLGVGKLVTHAPFTFHDRTPGTPFGVDLELFSTAYDVPAGHRLALVVDTVDPLYIEHNPDGAHLTFSSPDADPSYLTVPVRG